In one window of Brassica rapa cultivar Chiifu-401-42 chromosome A07, CAAS_Brap_v3.01, whole genome shotgun sequence DNA:
- the LOC103832308 gene encoding probable pectin methyltransferase QUA2 has translation MPMPLQRGTSGGGARVSDVLRDNSQMKDKTGDNTSTLRFPFAFFFTDKAADPYTSRNNKQRLMLLFVKTTLALIVILALAGSFWWTISISTSSSSGHVYQRSHSYRRLQEQLVSDLLDIGDISVGPTRWKELEYCDVDSESYVPCFNVSESLDRFCGSREGCLVLPPVDYKVPLRWPTGKDVIWFRNVKITADEVLTSGSINKRMMMLDDDQVSFRSASPMFDEIEDYSHQIAQMIGIKNDNFIEAGVRTILDIGCGYGSFGAHLLSKHLLTMCIANYEASGSQVQLTLERGLPAMIASFVSKQLPYPSISFDMLHCSSCGIDWDQKEGLFLVEIDRVLKPGGYFVWTSPLTNARSKEDVKRWNFVHDFAESICWTLLSQQDKTVVWKKTTKTKCYSSRKPGVGPSVCNKGHEAESPYYKPLQMCLGGTRSKRWIPIEGRTRWPSRSHMNKTELSLYGLHPEEVGEDAENWKATVKEYWSLLSPLIFSDHPKRPGDEDPSPPYNMLRNVLDMNAQFGGLNSALLEAKKTVWVMNVVPTAGPNHLPMILDRGFVGVLHDWCEAFPSYPRTYDLVHADNLLSLQTSQHRSSCSLLNIFTEIDRLLRPEGWVIIRDTAQLVETARALTTQLKWEARVIEVERSSEQRLLICQKPFTKRQSI, from the exons ATGCCAATGCCACTGCAACGTGGCACCTCAGGAGGAGGAGCACGAGTTTCCGACGTTCTCAGAGACAACTCTCAGATGAAAGACAAAACAGGAGACAACACCTCCACCTTGAGGTTTCCTTTCGCTTTCTTCTTTACCGACAAGGCTGCTGATCCTTACACGTCAAGGAACAACAAGCAGAGGTTGATGCTTCTGTTTGTTAAAACCACTTTGGCTCTTATTGTCATTCTTGCTCTCGCTGGCTCCTTCTGGTGGACCATCTCTATCTCCACGAGCTCTTCTAGTGGTCATGTGTATCAACGCAGCCACAGCTACAGGAGGTTACAGGAGCAGCTTGTTTCAGACTTGTTGGATATTGGAGACATCTCTGTAGGTCCCACTAGGTGGAAAGAGCTGGAGTATTGTGATGTAGACTCTGAGAGCTATGTTCCTTGCTTTAATGTCTCTGAGAGTCTCGATCGGTTTTGTGGGTCGAGAGAGGGCTGTTTGGTTTTGCCACCTGTGGATTATAAGGTTCCACTGAGGTGGCCAACGGGTAAAGATGTGATATGGTTTCGTAATGTGAAGATCACTGCTGATGAAGTGTTGACTTCTGGTAGTATAAACAAGAG GATGATGATGTTGGATGATGATCAAGTATCTTTCCGTTCTGCATCTCCTATGTTTGATGAGATTGAAGACTATTCCCATCAGATTGCTCAGATGATTGGGATTAAGAATGATAACTTCATTGAAGCTGGT gtGAGAACTATATTGGATATTGGATGTGGTTACGGTAGCTTTGGAGCGCATCTACTCTCCAAGCACCTCTTAACAATGTGCATAGCAAACTATGAAGCCTCCGGTAGCCAAGTTCAGCTAACACTAGAGAGAGGTCTCCCTGCAATGATTGCTTCCTTTGTATCAAAGCAGTTGCCGTATCCTTCTATTTCCTTTGATATGTTGCATTGCTCAAGCTGCGGCATTGATTGGGACCagaaag AGGGGCTTTTTCTTGTGGAAATTGATAGAGTTTTGAAGCCAGGAGGTTACTTTGTTTGGACATCTCCGCTCACTAACGCTCGTAGCAAAGAGGATGTTAAGAGATGGAACTTTGTTCATGATTTTGCTGAGAGTATCTGTTGGACTCTTTTGTCTCAGCAAGACAAGACTGTTGTCTGGAAAAAGACAACCAAAACTAAATGTTACAGTTCCAG GAAGCCTGGGGTGGGTCCTTCTGTGTGTAACAAAGGGCACGAGGCTGAGTCTCCTTATTACAAGCCGCTTCAGATGTGTCTTGGTGGAACAAGGAGCAAGAGGTGGATCCCCATTGAAGGCAGAACAAGATGGCCTAGCCGGTCTCACATGAATAAGACTGAGCTTTCACTATATG GTCTTCACCCGGAGGAGGTTGGAGAAGACGCTGAGAACTGGAAAGCAACAGTCAAAGAATACTGGTCTCTCTTGTCTCCTCTCATATTCTCTGATCACCCCAAGAGACCTGGAGATGAAGATCCATCACCTCCTTACAACATGCTTAGAAACGTTTTGGACATGAATGCTCAGTTCGGTGGTCTCAACTCCGCGTTGCTGGAAGCAAAGAAAACGGTCTGGGTCATGAACGTTGTCCCTACAGCTGGACCTAACCACCTCCCAATGATCCTTGACCGTGGCTTTGTCGGCGTCTTACACGACTG GTGTGAGGCGTTCCCGAGTTATCCAAGAACATATGATCTTGTCCACGCAGACAATCTTTTGTCTCTCCAGACAAGTCAGCACCGGAGCTCATGCTCGCTTCTGAACATATTCACAGAGATTGATAGATTACTTCGTCCAGAGGGATGGGTGATAATCCGTGACACGGCACAGCTGGTGGAAACGGCTAGAGCTTTGACAACGCAGTTGAAGTGGGAGGCTAGAGTCATAGAGGTTGAAAGAAGCAGTGAACAGAGACTCCTCATCTGCCAAAAACCTTTCACCAAGCGAcaatcaatctaa
- the LOC103832307 gene encoding LOW QUALITY PROTEIN: uncharacterized protein LOC103832307 (The sequence of the model RefSeq protein was modified relative to this genomic sequence to represent the inferred CDS: inserted 2 bases in 1 codon; deleted 3 bases in 2 codons), protein MWLSCMLCXKLVLFIRVLLLLFSLFWFSGCHRFVLVQDNLKTKYGDFRNSGRHISGFGGGRLKNCLLFFRRHLSLFIYRFGAFQASSRLRLSLISDKNIKMFNCFAGLIGKKKNKRNPKPTLPPRTQRILQIRREEPVKPLEKDEPNTNVIHHKFIDHKDNSPTEQDSYDGEDERDENDSTHRESPPKFQVQEQAVASPTSKELGKEVTDCSENEHDNEERGHVSDPGLGRATSWVASPKLKRSCSTLSKFNGADPRAFHDQRDSFETKSVRSHRSADGVMLKKHSSMQILPSGSRRLWWKLFLWSHRNLHKHLVSLKSSGNNHQSGYTSDFAEQSQTSHQDSADNHQCHKNQWVAFSAESSSMKRVDEWVRGLDVDTVIPVNEEEDKPRFMASSKMVRSPSGNVNDSEAIVHANSLIQSLSKSSSMAHISSIGLKAVPSISHFTSLKSIDLSNNFIVQITPASLPKGLHALNLSKNKISVIEGLRELTRLRVLDLSYNRISRIGQGLSNCTLIKELYLAGNKISNVEGLHRLLKLIVLDLSFNKIATTKAIGQLVANYNSLVALNILGNPIQSNVGEDVLRKTVSSLLPKLVYLNKQLIKPQRAREVLKDSVAKAAFGGGDSLHHRRKRTSAKRVVGSPSPSSHHHKGKGRGSKGRSQHQLKKTSYAETPSH, encoded by the exons ATGTGGCTCTCCTGCATGCTCTG AAAACTCGTCCTTTTCATaagagttcttcttcttctcttctctctgttttGGTTTAGTGGCTGTCATCGTTTTGTATTGGTACAAGATAATCTAAAAACAAAGTACGGC GATTTCAGAAACTCTGGCCGACACATCAGCGGTTTCGGCGGTGGTCGGCTCAAGAACTGCCTCCTCTTTTTCCGGCGTCATTTATCCCTTTTTATTTATCGGTTTGGTGCTTTCCAAGCTTCCAGTAGATTACGGTTAAGC TTAATCTCCGACAAGAACATAAAGATGTTCAACTGCTTTGCTGGATTGATcggtaaaaagaaaaacaag AGGAATCCAAAACCTACTCTGCCACCAAGAACACAAAGAATCCTTCAGATCAGACGTGAAGAGCCAGTGAAGCCTCTAGAGAAGGATGAGCCTAACACCAACGTGATCCACCACAAGTTCATTGATCACAAGGACAACAGCCCTACCGAGCAAGACTCATATGATGGTGAAGATGAACGCGATGAGAACGACTCAACTCACCGTGAGTCACCTCCTAAATTCCAAGTTCAAGAACAAGCGGTTGCGTCTCCGACAAGTAAGGAGCTAGGTAAGGAAGTGACAGACTGTTCTGAAAATGAACATGATAATGAAGAAAGAGGCCACGTCAGCGATCCTGGCTTAGGTAGAGCCACGTCTTGGGTGGCTTCACCTAAGCTCAAACGATCGTGCTCAACTCTCAGCAAGTTCAACGGTGCTGATCCTCGTGCTTTCCATGACCAGAGAGATAGCTTCGAGACCAAGTCAGTTAGGTCACATAGAAGTGCAGATGGAGTGATGCTCAAGAAACATTCATCAATGCAGATACTCCCCTCAGGGAGCAGGAGGCTATGGTGGAAACTGTTCCTCTGGAGTCATAGGAACCTTCACAAACACCTTGTCTCCCTAAAGTCTTCAGGCAACAATCACCAGTCTGGTTACACCTCTGACTTTGCTGAGCAAAGCCAAACTAGCCATCAAGATTCTGCAGACAACCACCAATGTCATAAGAATCAGTGGGTAGCGTTCTCTGCGGAGTCCTCTTCGATGAAACGAGTGGATGAGTGGGTAAGAGGACTAGATGTAGACACAGTGATTCCAGTAAACGAGGAAGAGGACAAGCCCCGCTTCATGGCTTCTTCTAAGATGGTGAGATCACCCTCAGGAAATGTAAATGACTCAGAGGCCATAGTGCATGCAAACAGCTTAATCCAGTCCCTGAGCAAATCCTCAAGCATGGCTCACATCTCGAGCATAGGCTTGAAAGCTGTCCCAAGCATCTCACATTTCACCAGCCTCAAGTCCATTGATTTATCCAACAACTTCATAG TTCAAATTACTCCTGCATCGCTTCCAAAGGGCCTTCATGCGTTGAACCTATCCAAGAACAAGATCAGTGTAATCGAAGGACTGAGAGAACTGACACGCTTAAGAGTGCTTGATCTCAGTTACAATCGTATTTCTCGCATTGGACAAG GTTTATCAAACTGTACACTGATCAAAGAACTATACCTAGCTGGGAACAAGATCAGCAACGTAGAAGGCTTACACAGACTGCTCAAACTTATTGTTCTCGATCTTAGCTTCAACAAGATCGCAACAACCAAAGCAATAGGCCAGCTAGTTGCCAACTACAACTCTCTCGTCGCTCTCAACATCCTTGGAAACCCGATTCAGAGCAATGTAGGCGAAGATGTGCTGCGCAAGACCGTCTCCAGCTTGCTCCCTAAGCTAGTTTATCTCAACAAGCAGCTCATTAAGCCGCAGAGAGCCAGGGAAGTGCTTAAAGACAGCGTCGCGAAAGCTGCTTTTGGTGGTGGAGATTCTCTGCACCACAGACGCAAAAGAACATCTGCCAAGAGAGTTGTGGGATCACCTTCCCCTAGCTCCCATCATCACAAAGGAAAGGGACGTGGTTCCAAAGGCAGAAGCCAACACCAGCTGAAGAAAACTTCATATGCAGAGACACCATCACATTGA